The genomic DNA AGAGTACGGCTTCGCTCGTTCCCGTGCGTGCGCCACGATCCCAGTCCATGCGATGGTCGGTCATTTATCCACTTTCAGGAATGCGGCACCCCTGCGATAAGGGCGGTGGCCAAGATAGTCGCGCCCGGTTTCACGACAGGCGGCGGCGATGGATGCGGGTGGTGCTTCACCTTCGGTTTCAACGATGACGCCTGCATGTGTGATGCGGCAACGCACTGTTGCCGCCTGCCCCAGATCAGCGCGCAACAACGTTTCCATATGATCGACGAAGGCCAGATCGCTTGCATTGACTGCGATTCCGGTTTCGACCCGACTGGCAAGACACGGTTGGGCCGGCAATTCCGCCAGATCGCCAAATCCCAAATGTCTGGCCAGCGCATAGATTGCGGCTTTGTCCAGTCCGGCCTCGATATAGGGATGCACCACCTGCCACTGCTGCGCCGCCTCCAGGCCCGGACGAAAATCACCCAGATCGTCGCAGTTCGTACCTGACGCGATGGGGCTGTTTGTCAGACCTGCAATCGCGGCGTATAAATTGGACTTGCAGAAAAAGCACCGGTTGACCGGGTTAGCACGATATCGCGGATCGTCGAATTCGCCGGCATCAACAAGCTCCAGCCGCCACCCCGACCTT from Pararhizobium sp. IMCC3301 includes the following:
- a CDS encoding adenine nucleotide alpha hydrolase; translated protein: MSTRLTEAISRHEALTIAVSGGVDSMILAHIAHSVLGRRARMVHAISPAVPPLATERVRDHGARSGWRLELVDAGEFDDPRYRANPVNRCFFCKSNLYAAIAGLTNSPIASGTNCDDLGDFRPGLEAAQQWQVVHPYIEAGLDKAAIYALARHLGFGDLAELPAQPCLASRVETGIAVNASDLAFVDHMETLLRADLGQAATVRCRITHAGVIVETEGEAPPASIAAACRETGRDYLGHRPYRRGAAFLKVDK